The Granulicella sp. 5B5 nucleotide sequence TCGGGGGAGCCTGCGCGTGGATCCCATGCAATGGGACGGTAAGGAGGGCGGCCAACAGCAGGGTGCGCGCGGAGTTGTGGATCATGGTGCGAATCCTTTACGCGTTAGTTGGCCGAGGGCTTTTCAACGTGGTCGAGGGCGATGACCTCGACCGAAGTTTTTTCGGAGCTTAACTTGAGGCCGAGCTGCTGCTGCATGGCTTCGGTGAGGCTGGGTGCGGGCTCGACGCCATCGGCGAGCTTGCCGACGGGAGAGTGACCGTTGAACTGCGTCTCGTCGGGAAGGAAGGTGAGAGTGAAGTCGTACTTGCCCTTGAGGCCGGTTTTGTCGACAACGGGGCGGTCGAGCACGAGCGACTGGAGGAAGCCGGTGAACTCCGGGATGGCGGCGTTGCGGACCATGAGTGTAAGGCCGCCGGTGGCAGGGCGCATGCCAATGCCGGGCAGCGGGCCAGTGAGTTGTGTGGGGGCGAGCTTTGAGCCGGTCTTGTCGACGCTGAGGATGAAGGCGGAGAGCTCGCGTGTGTCCTTGTGGAACTTGAGCTGGAAGCGGTCGGTGAGGAGCTTGCGGATCATGCTGCGGACCTGCTCGGGGTTGGGCGCGCCGTCGACGTCGGGGACGGCGTCAATGTCGTAGCGGTCGCTGCTCATCCAGGAGGGGCCGCCGATGATCTGCTTGGCCTGGACCTGGTAGGAGAAGGCGATGAGGTCTTCGAGGGATGAGGCGCGGGTGCGGAAGTTGCGGCCGTTGACGGTGAGGCCGCGCATGCTGGTGGCGCCGGAGTCGTTGGGCTTGATGGTGGCGACCTCGAAGGAGGGGTTGGCGTCAGCGGGCATGAGCTTGGGCGGCGGAGGCGGCGCGGGGATCTCCCATGCGGTGGTCTTGGTGGCGCGGGCGAGGACGAGAGGGGTCGGGGTTGGGCCCTGTGTCCAGGTGCCGGTGATGGTGTTGCCGTCAGCGCTGAGCTTGCCTTCGTAGGTGCCACCGATGAGATCGACGGAGCACTTGAAGTCGGAGCCGTCGAGGGAGATGGACGATGCCTTGATGGGCTGCGCTCCCTGGTCGATGCTGTACATTGTGCCTTTTAGGGCGCCGTTGTCTTTGGCGATGACCAGGATGATGCGGAGGTCTTTCTGCACCTTGAGAGTGCCTTGCCAGTTGCCGGTGATGTCCTGCGCATGGAGCACGGAGCCGAGCAGTGCAAGGCAGGCGACGAGACAGAGCATGAACCTTTTCATCGGAGAGTCTCCCAGGGTGCTGCAGAGTCATTTACTGCGGAAGCGGCCCGAAACCGGGGCGGCGCATGAGATTTTGGTGGTCCTGGTGCGGTTGGACAAGAGTGCTGATTCGAAGGTTAGCAGGTGGCGGCGATTTTTCATGCATACGAATTAGGTGCCTGATTTGTTCCCGTGCCTTGTGAAGGGCCTGTGCTGCGAGCGGAATGTTAAGCTCGGGCGCTATAGTGGCAGGGACAAGGCGGATGCGTTGATGTTGGTTAAAGCGAGGAATTTGCTGCGTAAAGAGAGGTGGCTCGGAGCAGTTGCTGTGGCTGTTCTGTGCGCCGGTGTGGCTGGCGGGCAGCAGCCGACGGTGCAGGTTCGGGGGACGGTGAAGGACGCGAAGGGCGCTGCGGTGACGGGTGCAGCTGTGCGGCTGCGGGAGGCTGCGGGTGTGGATGTCCAAGCTATTACGGATGGGGCGGGCAGGTTTGTGCTGCCGGCAGTGGCGCAGGGTGATGCTTCGGTGACGGCTTCGGCGCGAGGGATGGAAGCACGCGCAGATGTGTCGGCGGCGAAGCTGGTGGAGCCGATGGTGCTGGTGCTGCGGCCAGCTGGGAATTCTGTGGGCGAGATGGAGTTCAGCGATGCTCCGAAGTTTTCAGTGGCGGGCGTGACGGACTGGACGGCGGTGGGTGGGCATGGGTCGGATGCGACGCTGCGGACGAGCGAATCGCTGGCGAGTGCGACGGCGAGTTTGCCGGGTGATGGTGCGGGTGCGGCGACTCCGGATGAGATGAAGGTTGCGGCTGAGGTCCGCGAAGATGAGGACCGCGGTGAGGTCGCGAAGGCGCAGGAGCGGGTGCATGCTGCGCTGCAGGCCCATGCGACAGCGAACCTGTATCGGCTGGCTGGCGAGGTGGATGAGAAGGGTGACGATCCGCTGGCGGCGGTGCGTGAGTTTGAGCAGGCGGCGAAGCTGGAGCCGAGCGAGGTGAACGAGTTTGAGTGGGGCTCGGAGCTGCTGGTGCATCGTGCGATATGGCAGGCGGCGGCGGTGTTTGAGCATGGGGCGGAGATGTATCCGGCTTCGGTGCGGATGCAGACGGCGCTGGGGACGGCGCTATTTGCGGGTGCGCGGTATGAACAGGCGGCGGAGCGGTTGTGCAAGGCCTCAGACCTTGCGCCGGAGGATGCGGAGCCTTACGAGTTTATGGGGAAGGTGGAGCTTGCAGCGCCGGAGGCGCTGGCATGCGTGGAGCCGCATTTGGCGCGCTATGTGCGGCTAAAGCCGGGGAGCTCCGAGGCGCATTATTTGTATGCGATGGCGCTATTGAGGCGGCAGGAGAGTGCTCCGGATGCAGCTGCGGTTGCACAGGCTGAGGCGCTGCTGAAGAAGGCTGTCGCGCTGGATGCGAAGTGTGGCGATGGGTACCTGGAGCTGGGCGTGCTTGCGGCGCAGCGGAAGGATCTGCCGACGGCGATTGGGTACTACTCGAAGGCGATTGATGCGGACCCGATGATGGCGGATGCTTACTATCGGCTGGCGAAGGCGTACGAGCGCACGGGGCAGCGCGAGAAGGCGAAGGAAGCGTTCGCCATGCATGACAAGGTGACGCAGGAACAGGCGGCAGCGACGGAGCGACAACGCAAGGCGGTGAAGCAGTTTCTGTTTGCGAAGCCGGGTGATGCGCCGACAGTTGCTACGCCTTAGTGCTGGGTTTGTCGGACTTGATGATGCCTTCGCCTTCGCGGATGGTGAGGATCTGATTGGCCTTGATGTGGGGGAAGTGCTCGAGTTTTTGCGTAGTGGGCCACTTTATTTCGATCATGTCGACGGTGTCGGCTTTGCCGAGCCCGAAGTGCAGGCGCAGATCGTTCTGTGACATGACGCTGCCGCCGCTGGCGACCTCGTCCATTTGAATGTGTTTGCCGGTGATGACACGGACGCGCGCGCCGATGGCGGTGCGGTTGCAGTGCGTGCCGATGAGCTTGATTTTGATCCAGTTCTGCTTGTTGCTGCCGCCTTCATTGCGAAGTAATGAGGGTGGGTCGTTGAGGTTGAGGACGAGGGCGTCCATGCAGCCGTTGTTGTTGTAGTCGCCGAAGGCTGCGCCGCGGCTGGAGAAGCGCTCGCTGATGCCGGGGCCGAGCTCGGCGGAGACGTCTTTGAAGCGGCCGTTGCCGAGGTTACGGTAGGCGATGCGGGGGTTCTTGTAGGTCTCACCGAAGTTGTAGCGGTCTACTTCGGGATAGACGTGTCCGTTGACCTGGATGAGGTCGGCCCAGCCGTCGTTGTCGAAGTCGAGGAAGCCGCAACCCCAGGCGACGTAGCGATTGTTGACGCCGACGCCGGAGGGCGCGGAGACGTCCGTGAATGTGCCGTCGCCGTTGTTGTGGTAGAGGTTGCAGGTGTCGTCGACGAAGTTGGTTTTGAAGATGTCGAAGAAGCCATCGCAGTCGTAGTCGGCGACGGCGACGCCCATGCCTGCCTGCTCGTGGCCGTCTTCGTTGTAGGCGCAGCCGGCCATGACGGCTATGTCGGTGAATGTGCCGTCGTGGTTGTTCTTGAAGAGGACGCTGGGCATGGAGTCGACGGCGATGTAGATGTCGGGCCAGCCATCGTTGTCGAAGTCGTAGGAGACGGAGGTGATGGAGTAGCGTGGGCCGGGCGCGAGGATGCCGGACTTTGCGGAGACGTCGGTGAATGTGCCGTCGCCGTTGTTGTGGTAGAGGATGTTGGTGTCGGGCGGGAGGCCGCGTGGGCCGCAGAGAATGGGCACGCCCTTCCACTGGCAGTAGTGGGTTTCGTTGGCGGGCGGGATCTTGTCGGGGTCGATCTTGATGTAGTTGCAGACGAAGAGATCGAGGTGGCCGTCGCGGTCGTAGTCGAGGAAGCTGCAGCCCGCGCCCCAGCGGCCCTGCTCCTGATAGAGGCCGGCTTTGCGGGTGACATCAGTGAATGTGCCGTTGCCGTTGTTGTGGAGGAGGCGGTTGTGGCCGAGGAAGCAGCAGAAGAGATCGTCGAAGCCGTCGTTGTTGTAGTCGCCGACGCAGACGCCGGTTTGCCAGCCGGTGATGCCGAGGCCGGAGTGTTCGGTGACGTCGGTGAATGTGCCGTCGCGATTGTTTTTGAAGAGATGCGAGGTGGGCGCTTTGCCGGCAGGCCAAGTGGTGTCGAGACGGTTGCCGTTGGTGAGGTAGATGTCGAGCCAGCCGTCGTTGTCGAAGTCAAAGAAGGCGAGGCCTGAGCCCTTGGTTTCGATGATGGAGCGCTTGTGGTCGATGCCGCCCCAGACGTTGGTGACGTTGAGGCCGGCGGTTTGAGCAACATCGACGAAGCGGATGCCGAGGTTGCCGGGCTTTGTCTCGACGGCTTCGACGGTGAGCGGATGCTTCCAGCGCCAGAGTGGCGTGGCGAGGGCGTCGGTGAGTGCCCCGCCGAGGAGGACGAGAGAGGAACCGAGGAAGCGACGGCGAGGGGTGATCATGCTGGGCAGATTATAGAGACGCTGTGTTGCGTGAGGGAAGCGCGGTGAGGAGTGCGTTGTGCGGACGAAGGGGCATTGTCATTGCAGTGTGTCCAGGGCTTTGAGCGCGACGGCGTTTTGCGGCTGGTGCTGGAGGAGGCTTTGCAAGGCAGCGCGGGCGCGCGCCTTGTCACCCTGCATGGCGTAGAGGCGCGCAAGGTTGAGGTAGGCCTGGTCGTTGTCAGGTGCGCGCTCGATGCCGGTTTTGAACTGCTGCTCGGCGAGGTCGAATTGCTGGAGACGCACGTAGATGATGCCGAGGTTGTTGAGTGCTTCCGGATAGATGGGGCGAAGCACGATGGCCTGCTGGAGATAGCCGGCGGCGGTCTGGAGCTGATTCTGCTGGGCGTAGAGCATGCCGAGGCTGTAGTGGACCTCGGCATCGTCGGCCTGCAGGGCGAGCGCACGCTTGAGGGCGGACTCAGCCTGTGGGTATGCTCCGGCGCGACGGTAGACGTTGCCTAGATTGAGGAGCGCGATCTCGTAGTCGGGGCGCAGTTCGAGTGCCTGCTGGAAGTTTTGTACGGCCTCTTCTGCGTGGCCCTGTTGCGCGGCCATCATGCCGAGGTTGTTCCAGGCCTCAGGGTAGTTGGAGCGCAGCTTGAGGGCGTGGTTGAGGTATTCACGTGCCTGGTCGAAGTTGTTGCGGCGGAGGTTGAGCGTGCCGAGGTTGTAGTAGGCCTCGGGGTCGCTGGGACGGGTGGCGACGACCTGTTGGAAGGAGGACTCGGCCTGCTCGTAGTAGCCGTGCTGGAAGAGGGCGACACCGTAGGTGAAGTCGTTGCGCTGGAGCGTGCTCTGATAGAGGCGCCCTTTGAAGGGCAGAGCGCGTTCGATGCGCTGCTGCGGCGTGGTGGGAGCCGTGGCGACGTCGTGGAGGATGCGATCGGCGGAGATGGAGCCCTGGTAGACCTTGACGATCTGGCCTTCCTTGTCGAGGAGGAAGGCGGTGGGGAAGGCGAGGTCGCGGCGTCGGTCGAAGAGGTAGCGATAGATGATGTTGTAGATACCGCCGACTTCGGGTGTGCCGAGGAGCACGGGGAAGGCGAGGCCAGACTGTTTGGCGAAGGAGCGGACGGCGTCGGATTGTGCGGGTTCGTCGAGACTGAGAGCGATGAGTTGGAGCGATGCGTTGTGGAGCTGCGCGTGGTTGCGTTGCAGGTGAGCGAGCTGTGCCGTGGACGCCGGTGATGTTGTGGCGAAGAGATGTAAGAGAACGTAGCTGCCGAGTGAGTCCTGGAGGTGATGTGTTGTGCCGGTTGTGTCAGAGAGTGAGAATGCGGGAGCCTTGAGGGGCGTAATGAGCCAGGTGTCGACGTCGGCGGGCAGGGACTCGCGTGGTGCAGGTGGGCCGGGCTGTTGGTAGAGCTGGGGCGGTGCAACGAATGGCTTGGATGTGAAGGTGGCGAGGCCTTCTTCGAGCTCGATGCGCTGGTTGATGGGGAGAGCTTCAAAGGTTTGGGCGAGGCCGCTGGGCCAATGGATTGTGGCAGTGAGTGGGCCTTCGAATATTCCTACGCCGAAGAAGAGCTCTTTGGAGTGCTGGCCGAGAAAGCCGGTGCCGGCCTGAAGATATTTGGTCTGCTTGAGTGAACCTGCCTGGAGCGTGATGGACGTGCCGATGGCGTCGCGATTGCTCTTGTGGCCACGGAGGCGGAAGCAGACGGAGTGGCCGATCTCGGTGAGGTTGTTGCGGAGGATGCGGAGTTGCGGGGCGTTGCGGTTCTTGAGAAGAAGCTCCAGGCGGCCGTCGTGGTCGATGTCGGCCAGAGCGAAGGAGCGGCTGTCTTCGAGACAGTCGAGGCCGACCACGGAGGAGACCTCGGCGAAGGTGCCGTCGCCGTTGTTGGCGAACATTACGTTGCGTTGGTAGGCGTTCCAGGAGTTGTCGGCGCGGACGAGCTCGTTGATGGCGTTCCAGCCGTGCTCGTAAGCGAGGCGCGGGGAGGCGTCGTCGGGAGAGTTGGCGACGATCTGCCGCCAGAAGAAGCTGCCGATGTCGGTGAGGTCGGCGGCGGAGATGTAGCCATTGGTGACGTAGAGATCGGAGAAGCCGTCGTGGTCGAAGTCCCAGGCGTCGGCGGCCCAGGACCAGTGGGCCATGGCGGTGTTGGACTCCGCGCCGCCATTGTGGAAGGTGCCATTGCCGAGGTTGCGGTAGAGAGCGTTACCGAGGGCTTGTCGCTGATAGGTGGAGCGGACCTCCTCGGTGGCATCGGGGTGAAACTGCTTCTGGTGGGAGACACGCTGGCCGGCGGCTTCCCACATGCTTGAGATGTAGATGTCCTGATGGCCGTCGTTGTCGAAGTCGGCCCAGCAGGCGCTCATGCCGGCGGCTGCGTCTTCGACGTGCGACTGCTGCGAGATGTGCTGAAAGGTTCCGTTGCCGTTGTTGCGATAGAGCTGCGACTTGCCGAAGTCGTTGGCGATGCAGAGGTCGGGCGCGCCGTTGCCGTTGGAGTCGCCCCAAGCGCAGGCGAAGCTGTAGCGGTTGTTCTCGACGTTGAGGCCTGCGGCCTGCGTGGTCTCGACGAAGCGGCCGTTGCCTTCGTTGTGGAGCAGGCAGTTCTGTGGGCCGTTGCGGGCGTCGTAGTAGGGCACGGGGTAGTGGTACTGGTCGAGGCCGAGGTAGTACTGATAGGTGCAGAAGTAGATGTCGAGGCGGCCGTCGTTGTCGTAGTCGGCGAGGGCGGCGTGCGTGAAGGTGCCGTTGGGCGGGGCAGCGAACTGGAAGGCATCGTGCTTGAGAGCGAAGGTGCCGTCGCCGTTGTTGCGGAAGAGCAGCGGGCCGCTGCCGCAGACGACGAGGAGATCTTGCAGGCCGCGGTTGTCGAAGTCCGCGAAGAGGGCGCAGGCGGTGTTGTCGAGGACATCGACGCCGGCGTGAGCGGAGACATCTTCAAAGGTGCCGTCGCCGCGGTTGCGGTAGAGGCGGTTGGGCAGGCCGGCGGGTTGACAGACGTAGATGTCGTCGAGGCCGTCGTTGTTGTAGTCGCCGGCCGTGATGCCGTTGTTGGCGTAGATGTCGATGCCACAAGCACCGTCGAGCACGGTGCGCCAGTGATCGACGCCGTGTTGCAGCTGATCTGTATAGGAGCTGTTGCCCGCGAGGGCGTGCGCTGTGATGTCGATGAAGGAAGAGGGCTCGCCGATGCTGAGACGTTCGCTGAGGGCTTGCCAGCGGTGGATGGTCCACGCGGGCGGGGTTGTCTGGCTGCAGAGGAGCTGCCAGCCGCCGACGCGTTCTTCCCGGCGACGGTCATGACGTGTGCCTGCGATGTTGTAGCGCATCTCA carries:
- a CDS encoding FG-GAP-like repeat-containing protein, whose product is MLFGDTTRYRPHYPSPSSLADVLRLVPPGSDSYITESYASQIAVLFALWARKLTSVSPNHEHLLALLSDHFEASSLIPAHEVVLRDRAGIHVSQRSFAPAASTTSAAFLKEITNWLDPLSAITVAEFEIYAIDVASTSPLTVQIEMRYNIAGTRHDRRREERVGGWQLLCSQTTPPAWTIHRWQALSERLSIGEPSSFIDITAHALAGNSSYTDQLQHGVDHWRTVLDGACGIDIYANNGITAGDYNNDGLDDIYVCQPAGLPNRLYRNRGDGTFEDVSAHAGVDVLDNTACALFADFDNRGLQDLLVVCGSGPLLFRNNGDGTFALKHDAFQFAAPPNGTFTHAALADYDNDGRLDIYFCTYQYYLGLDQYHYPVPYYDARNGPQNCLLHNEGNGRFVETTQAAGLNVENNRYSFACAWGDSNGNGAPDLCIANDFGKSQLYRNNGNGTFQHISQQSHVEDAAAGMSACWADFDNDGHQDIYISSMWEAAGQRVSHQKQFHPDATEEVRSTYQRQALGNALYRNLGNGTFHNGGAESNTAMAHWSWAADAWDFDHDGFSDLYVTNGYISAADLTDIGSFFWRQIVANSPDDASPRLAYEHGWNAINELVRADNSWNAYQRNVMFANNGDGTFAEVSSVVGLDCLEDSRSFALADIDHDGRLELLLKNRNAPQLRILRNNLTEIGHSVCFRLRGHKSNRDAIGTSITLQAGSLKQTKYLQAGTGFLGQHSKELFFGVGIFEGPLTATIHWPSGLAQTFEALPINQRIELEEGLATFTSKPFVAPPQLYQQPGPPAPRESLPADVDTWLITPLKAPAFSLSDTTGTTHHLQDSLGSYVLLHLFATTSPASTAQLAHLQRNHAQLHNASLQLIALSLDEPAQSDAVRSFAKQSGLAFPVLLGTPEVGGIYNIIYRYLFDRRRDLAFPTAFLLDKEGQIVKVYQGSISADRILHDVATAPTTPQQRIERALPFKGRLYQSTLQRNDFTYGVALFQHGYYEQAESSFQQVVATRPSDPEAYYNLGTLNLRRNNFDQAREYLNHALKLRSNYPEAWNNLGMMAAQQGHAEEAVQNFQQALELRPDYEIALLNLGNVYRRAGAYPQAESALKRALALQADDAEVHYSLGMLYAQQNQLQTAAGYLQQAIVLRPIYPEALNNLGIIYVRLQQFDLAEQQFKTGIERAPDNDQAYLNLARLYAMQGDKARARAALQSLLQHQPQNAVALKALDTLQ
- a CDS encoding CRTAC1 family protein gives rise to the protein MITPRRRFLGSSLVLLGGALTDALATPLWRWKHPLTVEAVETKPGNLGIRFVDVAQTAGLNVTNVWGGIDHKRSIIETKGSGLAFFDFDNDGWLDIYLTNGNRLDTTWPAGKAPTSHLFKNNRDGTFTDVTEHSGLGITGWQTGVCVGDYNNDGFDDLFCCFLGHNRLLHNNGNGTFTDVTRKAGLYQEQGRWGAGCSFLDYDRDGHLDLFVCNYIKIDPDKIPPANETHYCQWKGVPILCGPRGLPPDTNILYHNNGDGTFTDVSAKSGILAPGPRYSITSVSYDFDNDGWPDIYIAVDSMPSVLFKNNHDGTFTDIAVMAGCAYNEDGHEQAGMGVAVADYDCDGFFDIFKTNFVDDTCNLYHNNGDGTFTDVSAPSGVGVNNRYVAWGCGFLDFDNDGWADLIQVNGHVYPEVDRYNFGETYKNPRIAYRNLGNGRFKDVSAELGPGISERFSSRGAAFGDYNNNGCMDALVLNLNDPPSLLRNEGGSNKQNWIKIKLIGTHCNRTAIGARVRVITGKHIQMDEVASGGSVMSQNDLRLHFGLGKADTVDMIEIKWPTTQKLEHFPHIKANQILTIREGEGIIKSDKPSTKA
- a CDS encoding TIGR03435 family protein; this translates as MLCLVACLALLGSVLHAQDITGNWQGTLKVQKDLRIILVIAKDNGALKGTMYSIDQGAQPIKASSISLDGSDFKCSVDLIGGTYEGKLSADGNTITGTWTQGPTPTPLVLARATKTTAWEIPAPPPPPKLMPADANPSFEVATIKPNDSGATSMRGLTVNGRNFRTRASSLEDLIAFSYQVQAKQIIGGPSWMSSDRYDIDAVPDVDGAPNPEQVRSMIRKLLTDRFQLKFHKDTRELSAFILSVDKTGSKLAPTQLTGPLPGIGMRPATGGLTLMVRNAAIPEFTGFLQSLVLDRPVVDKTGLKGKYDFTLTFLPDETQFNGHSPVGKLADGVEPAPSLTEAMQQQLGLKLSSEKTSVEVIALDHVEKPSAN
- a CDS encoding carboxypeptidase regulatory-like domain-containing protein, which produces MAVLCAGVAGGQQPTVQVRGTVKDAKGAAVTGAAVRLREAAGVDVQAITDGAGRFVLPAVAQGDASVTASARGMEARADVSAAKLVEPMVLVLRPAGNSVGEMEFSDAPKFSVAGVTDWTAVGGHGSDATLRTSESLASATASLPGDGAGAATPDEMKVAAEVREDEDRGEVAKAQERVHAALQAHATANLYRLAGEVDEKGDDPLAAVREFEQAAKLEPSEVNEFEWGSELLVHRAIWQAAAVFEHGAEMYPASVRMQTALGTALFAGARYEQAAERLCKASDLAPEDAEPYEFMGKVELAAPEALACVEPHLARYVRLKPGSSEAHYLYAMALLRRQESAPDAAAVAQAEALLKKAVALDAKCGDGYLELGVLAAQRKDLPTAIGYYSKAIDADPMMADAYYRLAKAYERTGQREKAKEAFAMHDKVTQEQAAATERQRKAVKQFLFAKPGDAPTVATP